The following DNA comes from Oreochromis niloticus isolate F11D_XX linkage group LG23, O_niloticus_UMD_NMBU, whole genome shotgun sequence.
gctctattcccatgttgttgcagtatattaatgactaacctcgtattatggatggattatctcagttgttctcctgactgaagtttggtccgtttacagcatcctgccatgtgattgcatttgtccataaccatcgggaaccctcatgtTCTCACGGAACccaacttttatcaagtggaaaaaagttagcgttcatcctacagcttcactgtgttcatgttatgctaacatagctgtgtcgctaacgatcacatagcacatcattatataccagctagcccaacttcagtaaccctacaaatgtcactgctgtaTAGTttactgtcttcatttatgtcggaagtgatagcagagctgtacattttaattatttcagaaatctctcactcagaacatgctatatcatgtttacgtggaaactagcaagctaacttcctgctaacatctaaattctgttttcatgtatGTCTGGATGTTAAAcctaattgttacacctggtaaaacagcaacgctgatcattttattaaagatgaaagaatttagacagtttttaactctcagtgatactgcagtgttcatttgattttgggacctgaagcggacggagttttggacccagattactttGCGAGGCTCCTCACTACAGTAACCCTAacgctccgacaatccatcaagtggtgcggcttcgtagctgccatactaaaacattttttgatagatttttgagcgctgtgtaccacataaaatcggtttaaggtcagtaagcacaaccagaattcatacataaggcacactatcattttttgagaaaattaaaggattttaagtgcaccctatagtctgaaaaatacggtaaatTGACTCCCTCCTTAGGATCTGGTGGTTGTGATAAAGTCTGGGGGCAACTCATAGCTAGCTGATCACAgtctaaagaaaataaagatggTGCCAAATGTTAGAAGTGAGCAAACACATAGGACTATCATTTCTGACAGTGCTACCTCTAGCAGCCCTTTTGTTCTATGAGCTGCTCCTTCCCCTTTccaaatttcttccagttttGTTCACTAATATTGGAATTTGATTATGTGATTTGATTAATTTTTTTACTATATACAGATGCAtacccatttatttatttttattttgacatacACATGTATGAACTCCAAAGGCTAGATCTTCTGAAGTTCTCTGCCCATCACAGAAAACTAGAGGAAGAAGAACTTATTTTTTTGTCATGGTGTTTGTAGcgttctttttcttctctctcctccccTCCTTCATGTCCACATTGTATGATTTGACTGTGTATTTCTATACTAAGCCTCACCCttctgcactctctctctgtgtaaCCTTTATTCAAATGGTTTAAAGCAAACTTCAGTCATTCATTACAATGATTACATTATCTTCTTTTCTATGTTGTACTTTAACATGATCATCCATTAAATCCATCATAtgttaatatatttttctttatgtcTCACTTAGTTAACCCAAGAATCAATGCAAAACATGTAATAGACAAGTCGCTCCACCGTGTCCATTTTACACTTTACTTCTCCATGTACACACATGCAGAGGTtgcagtaacagcagagggagatattttatttcgaggcaacatgaaaataacaacagacaagcatttaaacaaacattatAAATAGGGCtaggtatcatcactgatttctataactgATTTGATTCCGATGGTCCAGATTCGATCcccgattcgattcgattcaattttgactcagacagtcagaaatattataattctgatcatttatcagtacatatttttatatctatgtataaaaacaaaactgacactTCGCCAGACGTgcaagcatcacagcagatccttttgtgtcaaagtagctgaagataaaacacaaaaaaacatgactgagattttcctggcctggctttttaaaGCAGATAACCCCTTAAAAATATTTCGCAGTAGatcaaaaatggaagaaaaccatgaatcagcatatgaacattacctgatgctgttgaagtgaagcagagcaaagttacagaggttttattagagacacagctgagCGTTTTTAATCggaaaattgatttttttaaacacagctaAGCCACCTAGCTTAATCCTTTCTTGCAATTAAGGACCCTGGAATGTGCTTCACATTTTTTTTGCTCACTTCTTAGCTTTATATATAACTTTTAAAACCTATGATCTCCCCGCTGATGGTAATGCAACTTCACCATGTGTTTCCATTTGATGACTCAGTGTTTGTCAATCACAATATACTCAATAGTGCTTCTGTTATTCAAAATCATGCCTGGTGATGGGTCAGCGGAGACTGTCTTACTCATATCTTTCACATTCCTGCAGGAAACCTCACACACTATGACTAGTTTGCCAAGGTCAAAGGTGAATCATGCCTAAAAATACAggcattaaaataatttaattgatTAGGCTACATTGCTCATTCATTGTATTGATAAGTCAGATTGAATAGACTACATAACTAATTATACATATAattattagtgctgtcagcgttaatctcgttaaaatgatgttaacgccataaccacaTTAATGAGGACAATCTCCGTTAGCCAGTAATCGTGGAttgccccgtgcgtggggctgcacagCGTCAACACGTTAGCGCAGTTAACTCGTTAATGCATTGTTTTAAACCTCTGTATTATTTAACATCTAGTTCTTTTATTTTACTATTGGATAAAGTAGAGCTGGAGGAATTCAATCTGTTTGAGAACTATCAAGGAGTAAATGTGGGTGTATGACACTGCTCAATGTAAAGATTTGTAAAACACGTTAAAAGCCAGTAACTCTCAAATACAGGgcacaaatcaaacaaaaggtCCCTCCCTGATGCAAATATATTGTTTTAACATGTATATCCAGTCGCAAACCCCCCTATCAGAAAAAAACTAGTAACAACACTTTTAAAATTGGAATGTATTTTAAAAGTGcaattatttaaaattattttgaaatgtgagaCTTCACATTAACTTCAAAAATTGATTAACAGAAAGCACATTAGTCAGGTCAGCACATTAGGCTACATAGCCTGGTAGCCTAACTGAACCAagccaaaaaacacacacacaagaatgtTTCTTGTAGATACAATATATATCTAATGTCAATACTCTTAACTGAGTCAGGCCGAAAGTCCAGCAGAGTTTCACACAACTCTGGTCACTGCAAATTGTGTGGGTTCACTCTGCATGCAAACAAAAGGATAATCTCAAACgacatcacatttaaaaaaattactgttattatttcattttacagaGTTGAACCCCAGTGCTACCAGACTTCTGACAAGAAATTCACATCAAGGAGCAAAATGAACAATGAACAAAGGACAATACCAAGCAACTATAGTaacaaaaatgaatatttaaaattgattttgcAAAGCATATTACCTCAGTAGCAAACAAAATTAAGTTTCTCTTCACAGTCATGAGCCCCCCAAACACCCTCAGTcccttctgtcacctgtatGGCTGCACACTCCATCCTCTGATCAGGACATGTTGGTTTCCACCCTTCATCCCAGGCCTCGTAGTCCATCTCCTGCCTGTCCACCCACAGCCAGCCTGCCTGTCCAACCAGAGAGAAGAAATGCAAACCAATCCAGACATGTTCAGTGCTGTTATGTTTCTTCAGTTCTCTCTGGATAAGCAGCATCTCGGTCTCAGACGCCACACTGGCCAGGTCATCGTGGTGCTCCCTGCAGTACTCTAGAGCTTCCTCCCAAGTCTTTTCCTCCTCCACTACTACTGCGTGGTAGCAGAAGAATGTTTTGTTGTCCTGTGCGTTTGCATCATTCCACCCGTTTTTCTGCAGACAGCCACTGTCTTCAACACCCAAAAAATCGTTAGGCTCACCTGGTGACCAGAAACATGTGGTAGGCACTCCACCCCCTGACCACAGCCATTGCTCTCTGTTGGAGCAATTTCTTTCCGCTCCTATCCAGATACATGGCCAGGATGTACTACTGAGAATACCagagagctgctggagtttgAGATTATCCTGTTCATTACTGACAGGAGCCAGGTCTGTGTATTGCTGCCGACAGTATGTCAGAGCATCCTGCCAATTCTTTTCATCTTCAATATAAACATACTTGGTAAAAATTCCAGAGAAGCTCAGCATGATGCACATGAAGAATAGATCCATTGTTTACTTGTTTTAAAGTATTTTGCTCTATGATAAAGGTTAAAAGAGGAGGGATGGTACTTGAAAAGCTATGAGCCTTTCGTATTTGTCCCAAAATATTTGCATTGGGGTGGCCCTTCCCTTCGCTGAACCTATAGTATTCAGGAGGTATGTGACAAATCACACGTGCTGTTCATTTGTATTTTAGTTTAGGCCAATTCATGTTTATATTGTCCTCTTGTGAGTAGAATTGCAACAAGTATCTAACAAATACAGTACAATAAGTTCATCATCAGAAAGTAAACAAGCAAGATTTTTAAATTCTGAAGTGGATCTAAACTTGAATGACCATTTTATCttatgtctggtgttttcacgtttgtgaacattttcacatgttCTGTATTTCTATATTAGTATGTATTGACATCTCATCTGATTttctaaaaatgaaaagaaagaaacaaattaagaaCCCAATTAAGCTGTCTGCAGGGGTCAGTCTTTTATTGAAATAATGGATGAACTTTGTCACTACATGATATCTGGTTCTGGATCATTAAAGATGAAAATCAAGATATGTTCCATTTGTCTTATCTGTGGTTGATATTTGTTTGAGGTAAAAACTGAAACAGTAACAAATTTTTCTAAAACTTTCGTCACACAGATCTGATTTCAGTTCAACTCTAAACTTTAATGACTTCTAAAAGGGTCCAAGCCTCTCATCTTGTAAAGAGTTCATGCAACGCCATCCAAACTTTCTGctaacaaacaaagcaaaaacacaaaaccaatCACAGACATACAATTATTTGCAGAGGTTCACATTGTTGGAGGTTCACTGGGGTTTCCTGGActgaaaatattaaacaaagTTTTCATTTGCTTAAGACAAAATGTAAGTGTTGCTTGGCTTTACGTCAGACAAACAAGtcatatttttgtatgataagTGGAACAGTTTTTCCATATTGTTACGCCCTCTTTCCTGGAATGAAGATGTCAAGAAAAGTATATGTAAAGAATTAATGGTTGAGGGAGCACACTCGAAGGCAGGACTGATCATCACTGGcatcatttatttacattagtgcaataaaaaaaaaagaaactgtacGAAAAAGTATAAAAACTAGCCAAAAAACATAAGGACACAAATCAACAGaccacaaaaaaagcaaaaacacaaaactaatCACAAACATAAGATTAGTTTCACAGTTGTCCTCACACAATAAAGCCCAGGCTTTGTTGCACAGAAGACACTAAACAAATGTTTAATTTGCTTAAGGCAAAATGTAAGACAAACAAATCATATTTTTGTATgacaagtggaagcagtttttcaTATTGTTACGTCATTGTTCCTGCAATGAAGATTTCAAGAAAACAACTTTGAAGATAAGTCAACAAAAATACCAAGTACTGGTCTCATTTATTTACATTAGTGCTTGGTCCATAGCTATTGGACAGCAAGCTAGCCCATAAAGTATGCATTTGGCAGTGGGGAAGGTGAGAGATAAAGCAGGGAATCCTTTTAGGAAATCTTTAGCAAGTCAAGctgcaaattatttaaatatgaaaaagtaaGTATGTTTAAACATAATAACTAATCtttacatttaaagaaaaaagaaaaaaatctaagcACTTGTCACTCCTGTCAGGTGCTTTGGTAGACTGTTCCAGTCGCTTTTCACCTCATATTGCTTCCTGTGTATCACCTTTCACCTTTTACAAGCAGTCCCATCCAGAGCTACATGTCATTTGAGAATAGCAAGGGAAATAGCTTTGCAAACAGCCTCACCCACAGACTTCTTATCTAGCTTTAACATGTGGAGGGTAACTCATGAAAGAAGGCTGTTCACAAAAAACTTCTCTCTCCCGGCCCACCTGCCCCAGCTTGTCCGAGGGAACACCAAggtggaggaagctcatttctgccacctgtatttcggtcactacccacagcttgtgaccataggtgagggttgAGACAGTCTCTCTCTAGGAGAGTGGTTCCAGAGTCCAAACCGTGCGTTGATTTGAGCCCGACCTCTCAACCTCATGCGCTAACTTCTCCTTTTCGACCAGAGAGGTTACATTCCAAACTCTATCGTCATTACCGGCATGCtttgtaccttaggctcatcagagacaatcatatccaggtaagataattttctttaatctacacgcatttaggaattacttagctaatttcatggataatttcagtgactgaattATTGCCGGTCATTTGTACACATTTActgtattatataaaatatataaactaaatcTCTTTGAAACTtatagaatctaatcttttggtttctttttttcatagcactttatcaaactgttgtctgctacagagtaAGTATTATACTAGTAgtaatatagcatccaccatctcctgcttgcatatttctgaaaacatcttagtggtgtggcagctGTCGATtgagccagccctgcaaaccctgtggatggacgatgcagtggacagtgggaggaagcatcctaaagctctctttgcagaccaccctgtgtgattctcTACTCGCcaaccagaaaagacaaaccgcaggtctcagttgcagcaccatatcataaaacctttaaactaatgcaacacatataacaacgtaacaaatatattcaaataaatatatttcttaATGCATAACTCATTTTGGAACTGATCTTtcaagaagtgaaaacagtctgtccatcctctcctgcgctctcctctcctcagcctctctttgctgcctcatgtcctctctgatgaggtctagcagctcatcatcccggtctcttttcctctttctccctgttgTGGGTGGCTGACTCACTTCCTCATCGCTGTCGTTTAAGTCACCCACTGCTGCGCTTGGCCCaggagtgtcctcagggagggaggaaattaggacaggaggcCTAATGGAAGCCCtctgtcctatcacctcatccatgagggcaaaccagggccaagtagcagcagAGGGCTTCCCACTGACTCCCTCTCCTGACCCTGGATACTTGCAAtgctaaaggcagaggaaatcaaaaatgacagcaggcaaataaaaacaacacaacaactcttagtaattgcacatttattaacttgtgttcttaagaattatcttcttgataacacacatacctactttgtattctttaaagttatctcatgtcttctggcctgcaagTGGGTGaactcaagagttgggagttcgccttgtaatcagaaggttgccggttcgaaccccggcttggacagtcttggtcgttgtgtccttgggcaagacacttcacccgttgcctactggtggtggtcagagggcccggtggcgccagtgtccagcagcctcgcctctgtcagtgcgccccagggtggctgtggctgcaatgtagcttgccatcaccagtgtgtgaatgagtggatgactggatatgtaaagcgctttggggtccttagggactagtaaagcactatataaatacaggccatttaccaggcCATTTTATTAAGTCCCCTCTGTGTCTTTGTCCTCTGTGTCCCTCTCTGTGGGTTTAGATTTATCTGCGCATGTTTGTCGTTGTGTCTTGTTCCCTTTTCTGTTCCCATGCTCCCTCTCCTTGTGTTCATTCCATGTCTCCCCTGTCTGTCATGTGTATCCATGTATGTTTCCCTAGcctccctcgctctctctctctctcttcgtgTCCCTTGCCCATGTAGCAGGATGAATATTATATGTACTGGTTGTTGATCCCACTTTTAGTTGGGCACATTAGGGGGCTCTGCTATAAATAGTAGTGGCCATCTGAGCGTCCCCGAATCGCATACCTGTTGTCATCTCCATCCGGCCTTTCCCAGTGTTGCAGGTAGGAGTTGCGTGCATGTCACTGCTGTCCCAGCCTGACTTGGTGGTACGTGTGTTGATTAGTGTTACTCATGTTATAGATATCACCCGCGGATACCTTCTTGAAGCCTCCATTGCGGCTGGTAGGTGATTATTTGGTGCATGTGTACACTATTCCGCTCATTGGTAAACTTATGTTATTTATAGGTTGTAGCTGCCGGAGCCTCCTACGAGCCACCTCGTTAGTAAATTAAATGCTGCCATTGATCGGTATGTAACCCCGATTTGTCACAATCCCTGCcttatgttgtttttcttctagtAAACATTTATGGTATGACGCACTGCAGGAAGTGTGGGCCTCAGTGGGTGGCCGATGGCCTTATACAACCGTAGCCGCTACTGCTTTTTCCCAGCTACGCTGACAGAGGTGCTGCTGCTTTGCCTTTCCCcttgtttttccatttctttttctctgccgCTGCCAGCCTCTTAGGAGTGGACATCTTCGAGGCCAGCGGCTACATACATGCTGGCCACGGGAGCCGGCTGGCATGCATGTTAACGGACTTAATTACTCAATTAGAGTAGTCAGGTGGACGACAATTTGGAGTGACACTGTGACCCCGTCTGCTCCAGATTCaaggtttaatttagttattgAATGCCTGGCTCTCTATTGTCTTGATTTGTAATTTCGTTTTTTCTGTTACACCACTGGAAGGAGGCCCTTTTTCTAGCTGCGGATCACCAGTGGTTTCTGCAGCTGGGCTAACCCCAGCGTGTGCATATTagttttttcatttaaacacattataactttctttctttctttttctcagatGCAGAGGGCCTGACGTGGAGGTGACTGGGGTGCCTCAGTGGTGGGATCCTTTGTGTATTACACACCTGTGTTTTTAGTGGTATTAGAGTGTGAGAGTGTTCTGCACTTGCATATTGGTGAGTTGTTCCTGTATGTGGTATCCCTGTCCCCCCACTGGCAAGCCTTGGTTCTGAATCTTTTAGAATACCTGTATATTGATGTGCCTGTTTGTGCTTTTATATGCTGTTTTAAATAGTTGCTAATAAATTGTCAATTTGCTTTATCATTGAATCACATCTCTGTATTGAGTATAACAGACCTGAGTGTCTTCCTGGTACTTAGCATTACTTTGATCCAGTATTCAGAACAGAAGAACAGGAAAGCTTCTACTCTAATCTAACGAAGAAATAAAGGAAATGTACACACATGAGagcaaaaaaccaaacagaaagaaaaagtgaagattATAGTAACTACAGTAATATAGGTAAATTAATAAAAGTCAATAATAAAGTGTACTTTGCAAAGCACAATAGCTCAGTAACAAATAAAATTGAGTCTCTCCTCGCAATCACGTGCCTCCCAAACACCCTTAGTCCCTCCTGTCAACTGTAAGGCTGCACACTCCATCTTGGGGTGTGGACATgctgttttttcctcttcatcCCAGGCCTCATAGTTCATCTCCTGTCCATCCACCCACAGCCAGTCCCCAGAGAAGAAATGCAAAGCAATCCAGACGTGTTCAGTGGTGTTAtgtttgttcagttctctctGGATCAGCAGCATCTCGGTCTCAGACGCCACGCTGGCCAGGTCACCGCCGATCTCCCTGCAGTAGTCCAGCGCTTCCTCCCAAGTCTTTTTCTCCTTCACCACTTTTGCATCATAGCAGAAGAATTTTTTTTGATATCGTGGTTCTGCATCGTGCCATGCGTTGCTCATAAAGACTTTTGATTCTTTTTCATTGTTGTTGGGTTGTCCATCTCCCCAGAAAAACCTGGACGGCTCTCCACCACCAGACCACaaccactgttttttttctgaggaATTCCTTTCCAGTCCTATCCAGATGTAATCATTTTCACTGTCAGAGAGCTCCTGAAGTTTTTGCATATCAAGTTCACCACTAACAGGAGCCAGGTCTATGTGATTCAGCTGACAGTACTCCTGAGCTCCTGACCAATCAGTTTTCATATCAATGTAGACATACTTGCTAAAGGTTCCAGACAAGTTCAGCAAGAGCAGGATGCCATTACTGTCTTGTTTTCAAGAGTCCTGCAGAGTGGTGAAGATCAAAACACGTTCTGAAGCTTTATGCAGGTGCTGTGATCTGTATATGGGTAAGTATTTGCATGTAGGCCAGCCCTTTCATACACTGAAGCAGTTCACAATCATGAGTGAAGTGGGAACACACGGGGGGGGGTTATATacagatatacatatatatatagaatgTATTTGATTTAGCTAAATGTTGAAAACAATCTTTATATTTGTC
Coding sequences within:
- the LOC109197040 gene encoding snaclec stejaggregin-B subunit beta-1 encodes the protein MDLFFMCIMLSFSGIFTKYVYIEDEKNWQDALTYCRQQYTDLAPVSNEQDNLKLQQLSGILSSTSWPCIWIGAERNCSNREQWLWSGGGVPTTCFWSPGEPNDFLGVEDSGCLQKNGWNDANAQDNKTFFCYHAVVVEEEKTWEEALEYCREHHDDLASVASETEMLLIQRELKKHNSTEHVWIGLHFFSLVGQAGWLWVDRQEMDYEAWDEGWKPTCPDQRMECAAIQVTEGTEGVWGAHDCEEKLNFVCY